A genomic region of Janthinobacterium lividum contains the following coding sequences:
- the pgsA gene encoding CDP-diacylglycerol--glycerol-3-phosphate 3-phosphatidyltransferase yields the protein MPFNIPILLTWLRVALIPLVVGVFYLPPSMLLHGDQNLVATLVFIVAAVTDWFDGFLARRWNQTSAFGAFLDPVADKLMVAGALLVLVQLDRVNAVLAFIIIGREITISALREWMAQIGASKSVAVSSIGKIKTAAQMTAIPLLLYHEVIFGAIDTHVWGEKLLWIACVLTVWSMFYYLRLAWPLIKEKAGNLH from the coding sequence ATGCCTTTTAATATTCCCATCCTTTTGACCTGGCTGCGCGTGGCCCTGATACCGCTCGTCGTCGGCGTGTTTTATTTGCCGCCGTCGATGCTGCTGCATGGCGACCAGAACCTGGTTGCCACCCTGGTCTTCATTGTTGCCGCCGTCACCGACTGGTTTGATGGTTTCCTCGCGCGGCGCTGGAACCAGACCTCGGCCTTCGGCGCCTTCCTCGACCCGGTCGCCGACAAGCTGATGGTGGCGGGCGCCTTGCTGGTGCTGGTGCAGCTGGACCGTGTGAATGCCGTGCTGGCCTTCATCATCATCGGCCGCGAAATCACGATTTCCGCGTTGCGCGAATGGATGGCGCAGATCGGTGCATCGAAATCGGTGGCCGTCAGCTCGATCGGCAAGATCAAGACGGCCGCGCAAATGACGGCCATTCCCCTGCTGCTGTACCACGAAGTGATCTTTGGCGCGATCGACACGCACGTGTGGGGCGAGAAGCTGCTGTGGATCGCCTGCGTGCTGACGGTGTGGTCGATGTTCTATTATTTGCGTCTGGCATGGCCGCTGATTAAAGAAAAAGCGGGAAATTTGCACTAA
- a CDS encoding TonB-dependent receptor → MQRKPGFKPITIAVLGALTLGAIPLASWAQESLPAVTVTAAKDKDGYVAASSASGTKTEMALRDVPQTINVVPAAVIRDQNAMSIQDIMKNIPGVGLSTGDGQRDQVFIRGFTAIGDQFVDGFRDDALYFRDLSNVERLEVIKGPAAVLYGRGSSGGLVNRITKKPGVDITDVALSLTNTKGRRGEVDVGRVGETVDWRFTGARELSDSYRDQQFINRTALAPSVAIRLSSATKLLLQGDYLEDRRLTDFGIPSYQGRPVAVDAGTYYGAANARDADFSQSRVVSTAATLTHKFSDTLSLRNAFRYYDYHLDRNNTNISGNVNEVKGTMSLGHAKLNRDESGWFNQTELTQKLVTGTLRHAVLYGAEFGKQNKDASSWASTVVATNVSIFNPVLPQVNRSKLGVRSDTFGTYDTAAAYVQDAISFSDEWKALAGLRYDRYKQQSRLANAAGLTTADLSRTDSAYSPRAGLVWQPSAVQSYYASWSRSFQPSGENFALAANNADLAPETTRNTEVGAKYDLWGGRANATVSLFRLERDNIKTSDPITNRIVPVGTQRTDGLELTFNADLHDGWKMMAGYAYLDATITDSIAVDRSVNAPGTTTASSVAIKGKRATLTARNTANLWLTKDLGHGFTVGGGANAVGSRFANPGNTVVLPGYVTADAMAAYRTGRYEVQLNVNNIGDTRYIVSGHGSSPNLSLPGAPRNVALTLRYSL, encoded by the coding sequence ATGCAGCGCAAGCCAGGATTCAAACCGATCACCATCGCCGTACTGGGCGCCTTGACCTTGGGCGCCATTCCGCTGGCCAGCTGGGCGCAGGAAAGTTTGCCCGCCGTCACCGTGACGGCGGCTAAGGACAAGGATGGCTATGTTGCCGCCAGCTCGGCCAGCGGCACCAAGACGGAAATGGCTTTGCGCGACGTGCCGCAGACGATCAACGTGGTGCCTGCCGCCGTCATCCGCGACCAGAACGCCATGTCGATCCAGGACATCATGAAGAATATCCCCGGCGTGGGCCTGTCCACGGGCGACGGCCAGCGCGACCAGGTGTTCATCCGCGGCTTCACGGCCATCGGCGACCAGTTCGTCGACGGCTTCCGCGATGACGCGCTGTACTTCCGCGACCTGTCGAATGTGGAGCGCCTGGAAGTGATCAAGGGGCCGGCCGCCGTGCTGTACGGCCGCGGTTCCTCGGGTGGCCTGGTCAATCGCATCACCAAGAAGCCGGGCGTGGACATCACGGACGTGGCCCTGAGCCTGACGAACACAAAAGGGCGCCGCGGCGAAGTCGACGTGGGCCGTGTCGGCGAGACGGTGGACTGGCGTTTCACGGGTGCGCGCGAATTGTCGGACAGCTACCGCGACCAGCAATTCATCAACCGCACGGCGTTGGCCCCGTCCGTGGCCATCCGCTTGTCGAGCGCGACGAAACTGCTGCTGCAGGGCGATTACCTGGAAGACCGCCGCCTGACGGACTTCGGCATTCCGTCCTACCAGGGCCGTCCCGTCGCCGTCGATGCTGGCACCTATTATGGCGCCGCCAACGCCCGCGATGCGGACTTCAGCCAGTCGCGCGTGGTGTCCACGGCCGCGACACTGACGCACAAGTTCAGCGATACTCTGTCGCTGCGCAATGCCTTCCGCTACTACGATTACCACCTGGACCGCAACAACACGAATATTTCCGGCAACGTCAACGAAGTCAAGGGCACGATGAGCCTGGGTCACGCCAAGCTCAACCGCGACGAGAGCGGCTGGTTTAACCAGACGGAACTGACGCAAAAGCTGGTCACGGGCACCTTGCGCCATGCAGTGCTGTACGGCGCCGAGTTCGGCAAGCAAAACAAGGATGCGTCGAGCTGGGCTTCGACCGTGGTGGCGACGAATGTATCGATCTTCAACCCCGTCCTGCCGCAGGTCAACCGCAGCAAGCTGGGCGTGCGCAGCGATACTTTCGGCACCTATGACACGGCCGCCGCCTACGTGCAGGACGCCATCAGTTTCAGCGACGAATGGAAGGCGCTGGCCGGCTTGCGCTACGACCGCTACAAGCAGCAGTCGCGCCTGGCCAATGCGGCCGGCCTGACGACGGCGGATTTGTCGCGCACGGATTCGGCCTACAGTCCCCGCGCCGGCCTCGTCTGGCAACCGAGCGCCGTGCAATCGTACTACGCGTCGTGGAGCCGCTCGTTCCAGCCGAGTGGCGAGAACTTCGCCCTGGCCGCCAACAATGCCGACCTGGCGCCGGAAACCACGCGCAACACGGAAGTGGGCGCCAAGTATGACCTGTGGGGTGGCCGTGCCAACGCCACCGTGTCGCTGTTCCGCCTGGAGCGCGACAATATCAAGACCAGCGACCCGATCACGAACCGCATCGTGCCCGTCGGCACGCAGCGCACGGACGGCCTGGAGCTGACCTTCAACGCCGACTTGCACGATGGCTGGAAGATGATGGCCGGCTACGCTTACCTGGACGCCACCATCACCGATTCCATCGCCGTCGACCGCAGCGTGAATGCGCCGGGCACGACGACGGCCAGTTCCGTCGCCATCAAGGGCAAGCGCGCCACCTTGACGGCGCGCAACACGGCCAATCTGTGGCTGACGAAAGACCTGGGCCACGGCTTCACCGTGGGCGGCGGCGCGAATGCCGTGGGCAGCCGCTTCGCCAACCCGGGCAACACCGTCGTGCTGCCAGGCTACGTGACGGCCGACGCCATGGCCGCTTACCGCACGGGTCGCTATGAAGTGCAACTGAACGTCAATAATATCGGCGACACGCGCTACATCGTCTCGGGCCACGGTTCCAGCCCGAACCTGAGCTTGCCGGGCGCGCCGCGCAACGTGGCGCTGACCTTGCGCTACAGCTTGTAA
- the fdxH gene encoding formate dehydrogenase subunit beta — protein MALQSLDIRRLSATTVTPPQARSPVTGTVAKLIDVSKCIGCKACQTACMEWNDLRDEVGENHGTYDNPTDLTPQSWTVMRFAEHENNDGNLEWLIRKDGCMHCEDPGCLKACPAPGAIVQYTNGIVDFHQENCIGCGYCVAGCPFDVPRISKKDDRAYKCTLCSDRVAVGQEPACVKTCPTGAIVFGTKEDMKVHAEERIVDLKSRGFENAGLYDPLGVGGTHVMYVLHHADKPKLYSNLPERPRISPMVGFWKGWSKPLAVAGMAATALAGFFHYTRVGPNEVSKDEEHEALEEAKRIREEDHEPQ, from the coding sequence ATGGCACTGCAATCCTTAGATATCCGGCGCCTGTCGGCTACCACGGTAACGCCGCCGCAAGCGCGCAGCCCGGTGACGGGCACCGTGGCCAAGCTGATCGATGTGTCGAAATGCATCGGCTGCAAGGCTTGCCAGACGGCGTGCATGGAATGGAACGACTTGCGCGATGAAGTCGGCGAAAACCATGGCACCTATGACAATCCGACGGACCTGACGCCGCAATCGTGGACGGTGATGCGTTTTGCCGAACACGAAAACAACGACGGCAACCTCGAGTGGCTGATCCGCAAGGATGGCTGCATGCACTGCGAGGACCCGGGCTGTCTGAAAGCCTGTCCGGCGCCGGGCGCCATCGTGCAGTACACGAACGGCATCGTCGATTTCCACCAGGAAAACTGCATCGGCTGCGGCTACTGCGTGGCCGGCTGTCCTTTCGACGTGCCCCGCATTTCGAAAAAGGACGACCGCGCCTACAAGTGCACGCTCTGCTCGGACCGCGTGGCCGTGGGCCAGGAACCGGCTTGCGTGAAAACCTGCCCGACGGGCGCCATCGTTTTCGGCACCAAGGAAGACATGAAGGTGCATGCGGAAGAGCGCATCGTCGACCTGAAGTCGCGCGGTTTCGAAAATGCGGGCCTGTACGATCCGCTGGGCGTGGGCGGCACGCACGTGATGTACGTGCTGCACCATGCGGACAAGCCGAAGCTGTATTCGAACTTGCCGGAACGTCCGCGCATCAGCCCGATGGTGGGCTTCTGGAAGGGCTGGTCCAAGCCGCTCGCGGTGGCCGGCATGGCCGCCACGGCCCTGGCAGGCTTCTTCCATTACACGCGTGTCGGTCCGAACGAAGTGAGCAAGGACGAAGAGCACGAGGCGCTGGAAGAGGCCAAGCGCATCCGGGAGGAAGACCATGAGCCACAGTGA
- a CDS encoding methyl-accepting chemotaxis protein, which produces MKNLNIGSRLGVGFAVVLLLLAALTITALVRMQTASDLTYRLINTSIKNQRMVAEWSKIIELNSVRGVASFEITDPVVRAKIEEDLKVDAERSSKLQDDIIASLLNPAVIEQFKVVRKVRTDYVTTRARAFKMKADGDVAGAKVVFDKEVAPITVAYLAEVKRFANMQIKAADGVGASIIEAYSGTRIFLITMGVLAVLMGIGFAWWITRSITGPIRAAVKVAETVAAGDLTSTITAQGRDETGQLMHALKTMNDSLVGIVGQVRSGTDTIATASAEIAAGNQDLSSRTEQQASSLEETASSMEELTSTVKQNADNARQANKLAGDAAGIASRGGAVVAEVVATMGEINTSSKKIVDIISVIDGIAFQTNILALNAAVEAARAGEQGRGFAVVATEVRNLAQRSAAAAKEIKGLIDDSVQKVDVGTDLVDKAGKTMEEIVQSIGFVTSIMSEISNASEEQSAGIEQVNQAISEMDQVTQQNAALVEEASAAAEAMQEQASELAQVVSVFRLDANAVATDRFSVKAAQRSATPTAAAPARKASAPALRLPATRASSKATAPAEGEWEEF; this is translated from the coding sequence ATGAAAAACCTGAACATCGGCAGCCGCCTTGGCGTCGGCTTTGCTGTCGTATTGCTGTTGCTTGCCGCCTTGACCATCACCGCCCTCGTGCGCATGCAAACGGCCAGCGACCTGACTTACCGCCTCATCAATACCAGCATCAAGAACCAGCGCATGGTGGCCGAATGGTCGAAGATCATTGAACTCAACAGCGTGCGCGGCGTCGCCTCGTTCGAGATCACCGATCCTGTCGTGCGCGCCAAGATCGAGGAAGACTTGAAAGTCGATGCGGAGCGTTCCAGCAAGCTGCAGGATGACATCATCGCGTCCTTGCTCAATCCTGCCGTGATCGAGCAATTCAAGGTCGTGCGCAAGGTCCGCACCGACTACGTGACGACGCGCGCGCGCGCCTTCAAGATGAAGGCCGACGGCGACGTGGCGGGCGCCAAGGTCGTGTTCGACAAGGAAGTGGCGCCGATCACCGTGGCCTACCTGGCCGAAGTCAAACGCTTTGCCAACATGCAGATCAAGGCCGCCGACGGCGTCGGCGCCAGCATCATCGAAGCCTACAGCGGCACCCGCATCTTCCTGATCACCATGGGCGTGCTGGCCGTGCTGATGGGCATCGGTTTCGCGTGGTGGATCACGCGCTCGATCACCGGCCCCATCCGCGCCGCCGTGAAAGTGGCGGAAACCGTGGCAGCTGGCGACCTCACCAGCACCATCACGGCCCAGGGCCGCGATGAAACGGGCCAGCTGATGCATGCCCTGAAAACCATGAACGACAGCCTGGTGGGCATCGTGGGCCAGGTGCGCAGCGGCACCGACACCATCGCCACGGCCTCCGCGGAAATCGCCGCCGGCAACCAGGACCTGTCGTCGCGCACGGAACAGCAAGCCAGTTCGCTGGAAGAAACGGCCTCGTCGATGGAAGAACTGACCTCGACCGTGAAACAGAACGCCGACAATGCGCGCCAGGCGAATAAACTGGCCGGCGACGCGGCCGGCATCGCCAGCCGCGGCGGCGCCGTGGTGGCCGAAGTGGTCGCCACCATGGGCGAAATCAATACCTCGTCGAAGAAAATCGTCGACATCATTTCCGTCATCGACGGCATCGCCTTCCAGACGAATATCCTGGCATTGAACGCGGCCGTGGAAGCGGCGCGCGCCGGCGAACAGGGCCGCGGCTTCGCCGTGGTGGCCACGGAAGTGCGCAACCTGGCGCAGCGCTCGGCAGCGGCGGCAAAAGAGATCAAGGGCTTGATCGACGACTCCGTGCAAAAGGTCGACGTGGGCACGGACCTGGTCGACAAGGCCGGCAAGACGATGGAAGAAATCGTGCAAAGCATCGGCTTTGTCACTTCCATCATGAGCGAGATCAGCAACGCCAGCGAAGAGCAGAGCGCGGGCATCGAGCAAGTCAACCAGGCCATTTCCGAAATGGACCAGGTAACCCAGCAAAATGCGGCCCTGGTGGAAGAAGCCTCGGCAGCGGCCGAAGCGATGCAGGAACAGGCGAGCGAACTGGCGCAGGTGGTCAGCGTCTTCCGCCTCGATGCCAATGCAGTAGCGACCGACCGTTTCAGCGTAAAAGCGGCACAGCGCAGCGCAACGCCGACTGCTGCCGCACCAGCCCGCAAGGCTTCGGCCCCTGCCCTGCGCCTGCCCGCGACGCGCGCCAGCAGCAAGGCCACTGCGCCGGCCGAAGGCGAGTGGGAAGAGTTTTAA
- the fdnG gene encoding formate dehydrogenase-N subunit alpha, with the protein MVQMSRRQFLRVTGATIAGSSLALLGFAPGQAMAEVRQYKLSRTTETRNTCPYCSVGCGVLLYGLGDGAKNAVSSIIHVEGDADHPVNRGTLCPKGASLVDFIHSPNRLKVPEYRAPGGTEWQPISWDVALDKIARLMKDDRDANLIEKNADGKTVNRWLSTGMLAASAGSNEVGYLTHKTVRSMGMLTFDNQARVUHGPTVAGLAPTFGRGAMTNHWVDIKNADVILVMGGNAAEAHPCGFKWVTEAKAHNKAKLIVVDPRFTRTASVADYYCATRTGTDIVFLGAIINYLLTNDKIQHEYVRNYTDMPFIVREDYAFEDGLFSGFDKEKGKYTDKATWDYEIGDDGYAKVDPTLEHPRCVYQMMKKHYARYTTEMVERTCGVSADKFHKVAEALASTAVPGRAGTILYALGWTHHSTGAQTIRTGAMVQLLLGNMGIAGGGMNALRGHSNIQGLTDLGLMSNLLPGYMTLPNEGEQDFDAYIAARATKPLRPNQLSYWSNYRKFHVSFMKTWWGDFATAENNYAFDYLPKLDKPYDLMQAIENMHQGKMTGYICQGFNVLASAPNKQKVTEALSKLKFLVIMDPLAVETGEFWKAHGQYHEVDPTKIMTEVFRLPTSCFAEERGSLVSSSRVLQWHWQAAEPPGQARSDLEIMSGLFLRMRSMYQKEGGKFPDPIVNLTWNYAQPHNPQPEEIAREFNGRALADLYDPKDATKLLVKKGEQLASFAQLRDDGTTTSGCWIFAGSWTQAGNQMGRRDNSDPTGIGQTLGWAWAWPANRRVLYNRASCDLKGKPFDPTRKLIEWNGTNWSGADIPDFKVDEPPENGMGPFIMLGEGVARFFARGAMAEGPFPEHYEPFENPLGYNPMHPKNPQATSNPAARVFADDRKMFGTHEEYPHVATSYRLTEHFHYWTKHARLNAIIQPQQFVEIGEELAKSIGVVAGGEVRVSSKRGHIIAKAVVTKRIKALMIEGKPVHTVGLPLHWGFTGVAKPGYLINTLTPGVGDANSQTPEFKSFLVKVEKA; encoded by the coding sequence ATGGTTCAGATGTCCAGGCGCCAGTTCCTTCGGGTAACTGGCGCGACCATTGCTGGTTCCAGCCTCGCCCTGCTCGGTTTCGCACCGGGCCAGGCGATGGCGGAAGTGCGGCAATACAAGCTGTCTCGCACGACCGAGACACGCAATACCTGTCCCTACTGTTCGGTAGGATGCGGCGTCCTGCTGTATGGGCTGGGCGACGGCGCGAAAAATGCCGTTTCCAGCATCATCCACGTGGAAGGCGATGCCGATCACCCGGTGAACCGCGGCACCTTGTGCCCGAAAGGCGCCAGCCTGGTCGACTTCATCCACAGTCCGAACCGCCTGAAAGTGCCCGAATACCGCGCACCGGGCGGCACGGAATGGCAACCGATCTCCTGGGATGTGGCGCTCGACAAGATCGCGCGCCTGATGAAGGATGACCGCGATGCCAACCTGATCGAAAAGAATGCCGACGGCAAGACCGTCAACCGCTGGCTCTCCACCGGCATGCTTGCCGCGTCCGCCGGCAGCAACGAGGTGGGGTATCTGACCCACAAGACAGTGCGCAGCATGGGGATGCTGACCTTTGATAATCAGGCGCGTGTATGACACGGACCGACGGTGGCAGGTCTTGCCCCGACGTTTGGCCGTGGCGCGATGACGAATCATTGGGTCGATATCAAGAATGCCGACGTGATCCTGGTCATGGGCGGCAATGCAGCAGAAGCACATCCTTGCGGATTCAAATGGGTAACGGAAGCGAAGGCGCATAACAAGGCCAAGCTGATCGTTGTCGATCCGCGCTTTACCCGTACCGCATCCGTGGCAGATTACTACTGCGCCACGCGTACCGGCACGGACATCGTCTTCCTCGGCGCGATCATCAATTACCTGCTGACGAACGACAAGATCCAGCATGAGTACGTGCGCAACTACACGGACATGCCTTTCATCGTGCGCGAAGACTATGCGTTCGAGGATGGCCTGTTCTCGGGTTTCGACAAGGAAAAAGGCAAGTACACGGACAAGGCCACCTGGGATTACGAGATCGGCGACGACGGCTATGCCAAGGTCGACCCGACCCTGGAACACCCGCGCTGCGTCTACCAGATGATGAAGAAGCACTACGCGCGCTACACGACCGAGATGGTCGAACGCACGTGCGGCGTGTCGGCCGACAAGTTCCACAAGGTGGCGGAGGCGTTGGCTTCGACCGCCGTGCCGGGACGCGCCGGCACCATCCTGTACGCGCTGGGCTGGACGCACCACTCGACGGGCGCGCAAACCATCCGCACGGGCGCCATGGTGCAGCTGTTGCTGGGTAATATGGGGATCGCCGGCGGCGGCATGAACGCCTTGCGCGGCCACTCGAACATCCAGGGCTTGACCGATCTGGGCCTGATGTCGAACCTGTTGCCAGGTTACATGACCCTGCCCAACGAGGGCGAGCAGGATTTCGACGCCTACATCGCCGCGCGCGCCACCAAGCCGCTGCGGCCGAACCAGCTCAGCTACTGGAGCAATTACCGCAAATTCCACGTCAGTTTCATGAAGACGTGGTGGGGCGACTTTGCCACGGCGGAAAATAACTACGCCTTCGACTACCTGCCGAAACTCGACAAGCCGTATGACTTGATGCAAGCCATCGAGAACATGCACCAAGGCAAGATGACGGGCTATATCTGCCAGGGCTTCAATGTGCTGGCGTCCGCGCCGAACAAGCAGAAGGTCACGGAAGCGCTGTCGAAGCTGAAGTTCCTCGTCATCATGGATCCGCTGGCCGTGGAAACGGGCGAATTCTGGAAGGCGCACGGGCAGTATCACGAAGTCGATCCCACCAAGATCATGACGGAAGTGTTCCGCCTGCCGACCAGCTGCTTTGCCGAAGAGCGCGGTTCGCTGGTGAGCTCTTCGCGCGTGCTGCAATGGCACTGGCAGGCGGCCGAACCGCCGGGCCAGGCGCGCAGCGACCTGGAGATCATGTCCGGCCTGTTCCTGCGCATGCGCAGCATGTACCAGAAGGAGGGCGGCAAGTTCCCCGATCCTATCGTCAACCTGACGTGGAATTATGCGCAGCCGCATAATCCGCAGCCGGAAGAAATCGCCCGCGAATTCAACGGCCGTGCGCTGGCCGACCTGTACGATCCGAAGGACGCGACCAAGCTGCTGGTGAAAAAGGGCGAGCAGCTGGCTTCGTTCGCGCAATTGCGCGACGATGGCACGACCACCAGCGGTTGCTGGATCTTCGCCGGCAGCTGGACGCAGGCGGGCAATCAGATGGGACGGCGCGACAATAGCGACCCGACCGGCATCGGCCAGACGTTGGGCTGGGCCTGGGCCTGGCCGGCGAACCGCCGCGTGCTGTACAACCGCGCCTCGTGCGACTTGAAGGGCAAGCCTTTCGATCCGACCCGCAAGCTCATCGAGTGGAATGGCACGAACTGGAGCGGGGCCGATATTCCCGACTTCAAGGTCGACGAACCGCCGGAAAACGGCATGGGCCCGTTCATCATGCTGGGCGAGGGCGTGGCGCGCTTCTTTGCGCGTGGCGCCATGGCCGAAGGGCCGTTCCCCGAGCATTACGAGCCGTTCGAAAATCCGCTGGGCTACAACCCCATGCATCCGAAAAACCCGCAGGCGACCAGCAATCCGGCCGCGCGCGTGTTCGCCGATGACCGGAAAATGTTCGGCACGCACGAGGAATACCCGCATGTGGCCACCAGCTACCGCCTGACCGAGCATTTCCATTACTGGACCAAGCATGCACGCCTGAATGCCATCATCCAGCCGCAGCAATTCGTTGAAATCGGCGAAGAACTGGCCAAGAGCATCGGCGTCGTTGCCGGCGGTGAAGTGCGCGTCAGTTCCAAGCGGGGACACATCATCGCCAAGGCCGTCGTCACCAAGCGCATCAAGGCTTTGATGATCGAGGGCAAGCCGGTGCATACCGTGGGCCTGCCGCTGCACTGGGGCTTTACGGGCGTGGCCAAGCCGGGGTATCTGATCAATACCTTGACGCCGGGCGTGGGGGATGCGAATTCGCAAACGCCGGAATTCAAGTCCTTCCTCGTGAAGGTGGAAAAAGCATGA
- a CDS encoding SulP family inorganic anion transporter — MINTTFRDEWFSNLQKNVLAGLTTSFALVPECIAFALVAQLNPLMGLYGAFIICAFTAIFGGRPGMISGAAGSMAVVIVALVAQHGVQYLLATVVLSGILMALFGILRLGKLIRMVPYPVMLGFVNGLAIVIAMAQLEHFRQATPQGETWLQGMPLYVMGALVALTMAIVYVLPRVTKAVPPALVAILGVGVLSHFLHLPTRTLGDLAHIAGGLPALHWPTVPLDMATLHIIFPYAALMAMVGLLETLLTFNLTDEMTETRGQPNRECIALGASNVVSGLFGGMGGCAMIGQTMINLSSGGRSRLSGVTAGVMILLFILFLSPLIERIPLAALVGVMFVVAQQTFAWGSLRVLGKVPLQDALVIVAVTVITVFTDLAMAVLCGIVIAALNFAWQHAREMRADIDDSSAGVRVYLPHGTLFFASTTHFLELFQPASDPARVILDCRHLHMADHSAIAAIESLYERYDKAGKHLQVTHLSTRNQALLQRAGVDVGVA, encoded by the coding sequence ATGATCAACACAACTTTTCGGGATGAGTGGTTCTCGAACCTGCAAAAGAACGTCCTGGCGGGCCTGACCACTTCCTTTGCCCTGGTACCTGAATGCATCGCCTTTGCCCTGGTGGCGCAATTGAATCCCCTGATGGGCCTGTATGGCGCCTTCATCATTTGCGCATTCACGGCCATTTTTGGCGGACGCCCCGGCATGATTTCCGGCGCCGCCGGCTCCATGGCCGTCGTCATCGTGGCACTGGTGGCTCAGCATGGCGTGCAGTATCTGCTGGCCACCGTGGTGCTGAGCGGCATCCTGATGGCCTTGTTCGGCATCTTGCGCCTCGGGAAATTGATCCGCATGGTGCCCTATCCGGTGATGCTGGGCTTTGTGAATGGCCTGGCCATCGTCATCGCCATGGCCCAGCTGGAACACTTTCGCCAGGCCACGCCGCAGGGCGAAACCTGGCTGCAAGGCATGCCCTTGTATGTGATGGGCGCGCTGGTGGCGCTGACCATGGCCATCGTCTACGTGCTGCCGCGCGTCACGAAGGCCGTGCCTCCCGCGCTGGTGGCCATCCTCGGCGTGGGCGTGCTCAGCCATTTCTTGCACCTGCCCACGCGCACCCTGGGCGACCTCGCGCATATCGCCGGCGGCCTGCCGGCCCTGCATTGGCCCACCGTGCCGCTGGACATGGCGACCTTGCATATCATTTTCCCATATGCAGCCCTGATGGCCATGGTGGGCTTGCTGGAAACTTTGCTCACTTTTAATCTCACCGATGAGATGACTGAAACGCGGGGCCAGCCGAACCGCGAATGCATCGCCCTTGGCGCCTCGAACGTCGTCTCGGGCCTGTTTGGCGGCATGGGCGGTTGCGCCATGATCGGGCAGACGATGATCAACCTGAGCTCGGGCGGCCGCTCGCGCCTGTCGGGCGTGACGGCCGGCGTGATGATTTTGCTGTTCATCCTGTTCCTGTCGCCGCTGATCGAGCGCATCCCGCTGGCCGCCCTGGTGGGCGTGATGTTCGTCGTGGCGCAGCAGACGTTTGCCTGGGGTTCCTTGCGCGTACTGGGCAAGGTGCCGTTGCAGGATGCGCTGGTGATCGTTGCCGTGACGGTCATTACCGTATTCACGGACCTGGCGATGGCCGTGCTGTGCGGCATCGTCATCGCCGCCTTGAATTTTGCCTGGCAACATGCGCGTGAAATGCGTGCCGATATCGATGACAGCAGCGCCGGCGTGCGCGTGTACCTGCCGCATGGCACGCTGTTTTTTGCTTCCACCACGCATTTCCTGGAACTGTTCCAGCCAGCGTCGGACCCGGCCCGCGTCATCCTTGACTGCCGGCACCTGCACATGGCCGATCACTCGGCCATTGCCGCCATCGAATCCTTGTATGAACGCTATGACAAGGCGGGCAAGCATCTGCAGGTGACGCATCTGTCCACCCGCAACCAGGCCTTGCTGCAGCGGGCCGGGGTGGATGTGGGAGTGGCGTAA